Genomic DNA from Shouchella patagoniensis:
GTGCCGAGGATTTCTCCTGTAATGACGACAGCTGCTTTTATGCTACTCCCCTTTGGGACGTTGCTTTAATTAATTTTCACTATAAGCTATTGGATATAAGTATTCAATACAATCCACTCTTTCACACAGACTCTTTACATTGCATTTACAATGTTTGAAATATGTAGGACTTAACGATCGTTCGTGAATCACAATCATACTGAATGTTTAACAGTATTAATCAACGTATATTTTACTAAGCAATTGCTCATTCACTTCGGAATGTTCAGCTTCTCACCTCTATGCTAAACTAGATTTACTACCGCAAAAGGGAGACGTGCTATTTGTTTACTCGCAAAACGATCATTATAAGTACTGCTTTTTTTGCCGCTGCTATCGTCTTTTTTTATGCTCAAAATAATTGGCTTGTTCAAACATCTTACACAGTTGAGTCTGCAAATATCCCGCCAGAATTTAATGATTTTACAATTATTCAACTGTCTGACCTTCATAGCAAAGAATTCGGTGAATCTAACCATCGACTTTTATCTTCCGTTCAAGCTAAAGAGCCTGATGCTGTGTTTGTAACAGGAGATTTAATTGATTCCTATACTCCAAACAATGGAGAAGGCGTCTTTTTGATGGAACAACTTGTCAACATAGCTCCAGTATACTATGTAACCGGAAACCATGAATGGCGCTTAGGCATTGTCGAAGAACTACAAGAGAAGTTAGAATCGATTGGTGTTGAAGTATTACGTAATCAAGCAACTACAATCTTCAAAGATGATGCAGCAATCGAACTAATTGGCATCGATGATCCTGACAGTAATCAAGATTATGCACCAGTTGAGTTTACAACAGCAGCCTTAAACACAGTTCAATTCGATAAAGAACAGTATCAAATTCTTTTATCTCACCGACCAGAGACGTTCTCTGCATATAAAGAAGCAAAAATAGATTTAGTATTTACAGGACATGCACACGGCGGCCAAATTCGATTGCCCCTTATCGGAGGAATCTTGTCTCCAGGTCAAGGGCTTTTCCCGGAATTTTCTGAAGGACTTCATGATGCGGAATATACCACAATGATTGTCAGCCGTGGACTCGGAAATAGCTTATTCCCACTTCGTCTTTTTAACCGTCCCGAAGTGATTGAATTAACACTAAAGTCTATTTAAAAAAGGAGACTAATTCATGGGTAGATTAGGAACGATTAAGACTATTTCTAAAACGCTAAATGTGGAAACGGACCTTTCTACTATGCTACAGCTAGTCCTCGAATCTCTTTTAGATGAAACAGACTTTTCAAGTGGCTGGATTTTTTTAATTGACCGTAGCGGCATGCACCATCTTTATGCTCATGCTGGACTCCCCCCAGCACTAGCACGTGATGATTGCGCTCCATTAAAAGCAGGAGGTTGTTGGTGTAAAACAGATTTTCTTCACGGAAAGCTAAACAGCGCTGTAAATATGTTACGGTGTCAACGATTGGAGCGAGCCGAGGAACGAAACTGGGGGAAGACAACAGGCATCACCCATCATGCAACGATCCCCATTTATGCTGGAGAAGAGGCGCTTGGGATATTGAATATAGCCCACCCAAGGAAAACATATTTTGCAAATGAAGAATTAGAGCTCTTGGAATTAGTCGCTCTTC
This window encodes:
- a CDS encoding metallophosphoesterase, with the protein product MFTRKTIIISTAFFAAAIVFFYAQNNWLVQTSYTVESANIPPEFNDFTIIQLSDLHSKEFGESNHRLLSSVQAKEPDAVFVTGDLIDSYTPNNGEGVFLMEQLVNIAPVYYVTGNHEWRLGIVEELQEKLESIGVEVLRNQATTIFKDDAAIELIGIDDPDSNQDYAPVEFTTAALNTVQFDKEQYQILLSHRPETFSAYKEAKIDLVFTGHAHGGQIRLPLIGGILSPGQGLFPEFSEGLHDAEYTTMIVSRGLGNSLFPLRLFNRPEVIELTLKSI